From Paenibacillus sp. FSL H8-0537:
CTATACGGGGAAGGATGAAATCGCATGGCTGGAACATGACCCCGTTTATCTGGCAAAGAAGAAGCTCATCGAAGATAGCAAGATCGCGATTTGGAGATTTCATGATCATATGCATATGGGACATACAGACCGAATCTATGATGGCCTATTGAAGGATATCGGTTGGGAGGAGCAAATGATCGAAAAGAACCAGCCGCATACGTACGAGATCGCTCAAACTACGCTGGGAGAACTGGCTGATTTTTTCAAGCAAAAGCTAAATATGTCGGTCATCCAAATCGTGGGCGATCCCGCAATGCCGTGTTCAAGAATTGGCATACTCGTCGGCGGTGGAAGCTTGGGACTTGGCAGAGAACAAATGCCGATAGAGCTTATGCGGGATAAAAATCTTGATGTGATGGTGTGTGGAGAAATTGTGGAATGGACGCTGTGTGCCTATGTTAATGATGCCAAGATGCTTGGTCTAAATAAAGCCATGCTGGTAATCGGACATGAACGAAGCGAGGAGTCCGGCATGAAGCATATGGCGCAGTGGCTGCAGCCTTTGGTCGAAGGTATTCCAGTCTCCTTTATCGATGCTGAAGAGCCCTTTATCTACTTGTAAGAGGTAAAGTCCTATAGAGGAGGAGCTTGTTTGTTTCATTTTCAAGATAAACTTGTATTCCCAGATAAGAAGAATGATGTTCTAACCGTTGGAGAGCTGCTAATCGACATGATGTCTGAGACTTATGACGATAACGAGAATAATATGAACTACCACAAGCTGTTCGGCGGATCGCCTTCTAATATCGCGATGAATGTTAAGCGCTTAGGGTTCCATTCCATCGTCGCTTCGGCGGTAGGGGAAGACGATTTGGGGTCATTTTTGATAAACCGGTTGAAAAGCGCGGATATGGATACACGGTGCGTTCAGCGAAATGATTATTCGACGAGTATGGTTGTGGTGACGAAAAGCAAATCAACGCCTATACCTATTTTTTATAGAGGGGCGGACTCCCATTTAGCTTTTACTTCTACCCTTGAGGAAGCCTTATTGCATTCCAAAATTGTTCACTTCTCTTGTTGGCCGATCTCTACGGCACCGGTTCGTCAAACCATTGAAAAAGTGATTGAAATAGCAAAGAAAAATCATATCCTGATCGGCTTTGATCCCAACTACCACCCTATGATCTGGCAAAAGGGCGAGGATGGGGTTCAATATGTGAAGTCGATCATCCATAAAGTTGATATTATCAAGCCATCCGAGGATGATGCGGAAAGACTGTTCGGAAAGGATTCGCATGAGAATCAAATCGCAAAGCAATATAGGAGAACTTGATATGACCGTGAAAAATCAAGTACAGTTAATTACATATCCAGATTCAATGGGAGGTGATCTGAAAGCGCTTCATCATATGCTGACGAAACATTTCTCCGACGTTTTTAAAGGAGGGGTTCATATTGTACCTCCTTTTCCGTCATCGGGCGACAGAGGGTTTGCGCCATTAACCTATCTGGAGATCGATCCTGCCTTCGGGAGCTGGGATGATATCAGAGCCATCGGTGAAGAATTTGATGTATTGGTAGATTTAATGGTCAATCACATCTCAAGACAATCTGAATACTTCCAAGACTTTCTGGAAAAGG
This genomic window contains:
- a CDS encoding Nif3-like dinuclear metal center hexameric protein, with the translated sequence MKVQEVIDTVIFDTCGERKLEKSGDLLMSGDPNMEVTGIVTSFMATVDVIRKAIAHGANMIITHEPTFYTGKDEIAWLEHDPVYLAKKKLIEDSKIAIWRFHDHMHMGHTDRIYDGLLKDIGWEEQMIEKNQPHTYEIAQTTLGELADFFKQKLNMSVIQIVGDPAMPCSRIGILVGGGSLGLGREQMPIELMRDKNLDVMVCGEIVEWTLCAYVNDAKMLGLNKAMLVIGHERSEESGMKHMAQWLQPLVEGIPVSFIDAEEPFIYL
- a CDS encoding PfkB family carbohydrate kinase, which encodes MFHFQDKLVFPDKKNDVLTVGELLIDMMSETYDDNENNMNYHKLFGGSPSNIAMNVKRLGFHSIVASAVGEDDLGSFLINRLKSADMDTRCVQRNDYSTSMVVVTKSKSTPIPIFYRGADSHLAFTSTLEEALLHSKIVHFSCWPISTAPVRQTIEKVIEIAKKNHILIGFDPNYHPMIWQKGEDGVQYVKSIIHKVDIIKPSEDDAERLFGKDSHENQIAKQYRRT